A single region of the Podospora pseudopauciseta strain CBS 411.78 chromosome 1, whole genome shotgun sequence genome encodes:
- a CDS encoding hypothetical protein (COG:L; EggNog:ENOG503NYM7), which produces MARPYNYGGGSYKPKQQSTNSWNQHAYGYSSNFFSGDGSSNNGNNTSLVEDFVAFVKKALRALVKFWRERGRRMVVTAIYNTVHQIKRNLTYNRILSVPHLLVGFWVVVLLWGERWTFHSMVENCAWENWENWPAGAQPHRVALVADPQLIDPHSYPGRPWPIQALTIKLTDNYMKRGYGQLQEQLDPDSVFFLGDLFDGGREWKTAHGDFRDPSWGPHPKSEQKYLKSWNKHYGEFYWLKEYGRFGEIFIKPWIKSGMESGKEHKRRKFVTSLPGNHDLGFGAEIKVPVRNRFETYFGEGNRVDVVGNHTFVSVDSVSMSAEASPEAARHDLKPIYMPTKIFLDRLQWLKPIAVEKELRMMRGEVPEVQFKHRIEEVDKANFKDKPSLGTEKTPELPTILLSHVPLYRPPGTPCGPLRERHPPAKPPKGQTGPVVPDHGNAISVSRGYQYQNVLDEQQSISLLKKVGNVVHAFSGDDHDYCELVHSEEQRRVKEITVKSISMAMGVNKPGFVLVSLWNPLDSGGKPLNPDQKQTLQTHLCILPSQLSTYIRYVGFAIISVIILVVRAFLVPVLKLTPFALEPEVQGVQYRGSALLPVFKAKVEDYDEYGFPSSGLGSSRSGGGKGRDRSGSSVGGHGHSREKSKGKWRGQPRIEIRSDEREEEEKWRPKGRGMGYNKGKDTVAAVVVREMWTTIWRATWMVLGWFGWLNW; this is translated from the exons ATGGCCCGGCCGTATAACtatggcggcggcagctACAAGCCAAAGCAGCAATCCACCAACAGCTGGAATCAACACGCCTACGGCTATTCGTCCAATTTCTTCAGTGGGGACGGTTCCAGCAACAATGgcaacaacacctccctcgTCGAGGACTTTGTGGCCTTTGTGAAAAAGGCCCTCCGGGCTCTGGTCAAGTTCTGGCGCGAACGTGGCCGGCGGATGGTGGTTACGGCGATTTATAATACGGTGCACCAAATAAAGAGGAATTTGACGTATAATCGGATACTCAGCGTTCCGCATTTGCTGGTTGGGTTCTGGGTTGTGGTGTTGCTTTGGGGGGAGAGATGGACTTTCCATTCCATGGTGGAAAACTGCGCGTGGGAGAATTGGGAGAACTGG CCCGCCGGCGCCCAACCCCATCGCGTAGCCCTCGTTGCCGACCCCCAGCTCATCGATCCTCATTCCTACCCTGGCCGACCATGGCCAATACAAGCCCTGACGATTAAGTTGACGGACAACTACATGAAGCGTGGGTATGGTCAGCTCCAGGAGCAGCTCGACCCCGACAgcgtcttcttcctcggtgACCTCTTTGACGGCGGCAGAGAATGGAAGACGGCCCACGGCGATTTTAGAGACCCCTCGTGGGGACCACACCCGAAATCGGAACAGAAATACCTAAAGAGCTGGAACAAACACTATGGGGAGTTTTACTGGCTGAAGGAGTATGGCCGGTTTGGGGAGATATTCATCAAGCCGTGGATCAAGTCGGGGATGGAATCCGGCAAGGAACACAAGCGCAGGAAGTTCGTCACGAGCTTACCAGGAAATCACGACTTGGGGTTTGGGGCGGAGATCAAAGTCCCCGTGAGGAACCGATTCGAGACGTACTTTGGGGAAGGGAACAGGGTGGATGTTGTGGGGAATCACACGTTTGTTTCGGTCGACTCGGTGTCGATGAGTGCGGAAGCGTCGCCCGAGGCGGCCAGACATGACCTGAAGCCGATCTACATGCCTACCAAGATCTTTCTGGATAGGCTGCAATGGCTGAAGCCGATCgcggtggagaaggagctgaggatgatgagaggggAGGTGCCGGAGGTGCAGTTTAAGCACAggattgaggaggtggataaGGCGAATTTCAAAGACAAGCCTAGTCTTGGTACTGAAAAGACGCCGGAGCTGCCGACGATTCTGCTGAGCCATGTCCCGCTTTATCGACCGCCTGGGACGCCCTGCGGCCCGCTGAGGGAGAGACACCCCCCTGCGAAACCACCAAAGGGACAGACGGGGCCGGTGGTGCCTGATCATGGGAACGCCATTTCTGTTTCGAGGGGGTATCAGTATCAGAACGTGCTTGACGAGCAACAGTCGATTagtttgttgaagaaggttgGCAATGTGGTTCACGCCTTTTCGGGGGATGATCATGACTATTGCGAGCTGGTGCACTCTGAGGAGCAGCGGAGGGTTAAGGAGATCACGGTGAAGAGTATCAGCATGGCGATGGGGGTGAATAAACCAGGGTTTGTCCTGGTTAGTCTGTGGAACCCACTGGACAGCGGGGGGAAGCCGCTTAATCCGGATCAGAAGCAGACGCTGCAGACGCACTTGTGCATTTTGCCTAGTCAGTTGAGCACGTATATTCGCTACGTGGGGTTTGCGATCATTTCGGTTATcattttggtggtgagggcgtTCTTAGTGCCGGTTTTGAAGCTCACGCCTTTTGCGCTGGAGCCGGAGGTGCAGGGGGTGCAGTATAGGGGGAGTGCACTGCTGCCTGTGTTCAAGGCAAAGGTGGAGGATTATGATGAGTATGGGTTTCCATCTAGTGGGTTGGGGTCTTCGAGAAgtggtggggggaaggggagggatagGAGTGGTTCGAGTGTTGGTGGACATGGACATAGCAGGGAGAAGAGCAAGGGGAAGTGGAGGGGGCAGCCGAGGATAGAGATTAGGAGCgatgagagggaggaggaggagaagtggaggccgaaggggagggggatgggttATAAcaagggaaaggatacggttgcggcggtggtggtgagggaaaTGTGGACTACGATTTGGAGGGCGACGTGGATGGTTttggggtggtttgggtggttgaACTGGTAG
- the RRF1 gene encoding ribosome-recycling factor (EggNog:ENOG503P3IM; COG:J), which produces MNSLRVANSIVRRNVTAAVLRTTPCILLPQAQRPWLPQQLPQQTLPVRSFSHSPSLSKRNRKEEEPEEDDPRGKKGGKKSNKKEKGGAPAQQQQQEAQPSAAAEDPFNLDPLIALFQKTESHYTSQLALLRSPTGRFNVESIGAIPVSLDKKSTVAYRLQELATVAPLGGRRWSILAFEEASVKPIISAVLKSPDFNQQPQRNEENPLELTMTVEPEKVDDLVKRAKDLCTEWRNKLRDETHKHETHVKKNKSLLKDDLFKIKEALKKLQDERMKVVANKEKEVVAAIQSKAK; this is translated from the exons ATGAACTCACTCAGAGTGGCCAATTCCATCGTCCGCAGAAACGTGACGGCTGCTGTGCTCAG AACCACCCCctgcatcctcctccctcaagcTCAAAGACCATGGCTCCCCCAACAACTCCCACAACAAACCCTCCCCGTCCGGTCCTTCTctcactccccctccctctcaaaaCGTAAccgcaaagaagaagaacccgAAGAAGACGACCCCCGAGGCAAAAAAGGCGGCAAGAAATccaacaaaaaagaaaagggcgGTGCCCcagcccagcagcagcaacaagaagCCCAACCCTCAGCAGCCGCCGAAgaccccttcaacctcgaccccctcatcgccctcttccAAAAGACAGAATCCCACTACACCTCCCAgctcgccctcctccgctcccccACCGGCCGCTTCAACGTCGAGTCCATCGGCGCCATCCCCGTCTCCCTCGACAAGAAGTCCACCGTCGCGTACCGCCTCCAGGAGCTCGCCACCGTCGCCCCCCTAGGCGGCCGGCGGTGGTCCATCCTCGCCTTTGAGGAAGCCTCCGTCAAGCCCATCATCTCGGCCGTCCTCAAGTCGCCAGACTTCAACCAGCAGCCCCAGAGAAATGAGGAGAACCCCCTCGAGCTGACCATGACGGTCGAGCCGGAAAAGGTCGACGACCTGGTCAAGAGGGCAAAGGATCTCTGCACCGAGTGGAGGAATAAGCTCAGAGACGAAACACACAAGCACGAGACCCAtgtcaagaagaacaagtCGTTGCTGAAGGATGACTTgttcaagatcaaggaggcgTTGAAAAAGCTTCAAGATGAGAGGATGAAGGTTGTTGCGAATAAAGAGAAGGAGGTCGTGGCTGCTATCCAGTCCAAGGCCAAATAG
- the UNG1 gene encoding uracil DNA glycosylase (BUSCO:EOG09264GMT; COG:L; EggNog:ENOG503NWWC), producing MSTLKRKAGAQTGGADAKKVKQGSIMSFFGSSPAAKPSATNSSGLPTTPNSSFTAPTDPAAARFDKDKWVATLTPEQKRLLQLEIDTLDESWLVHLKDEIVTKEFLDLKRFLEREYAAGKKIFPPKEDIYSWSRHTPFTTTRIVILGQDPYHNHNQAHGLAFSVLPPTPAPPSLKNIYTCLGKDYPSFNPPPNKAGLLTPWAKRGVLMLNTCLTVRAHEANSHSNRGWEKFTQKCIDLVAAKRTTGVVFLAWGTPAGKRVLKVDQKRHLVLKSVHPSPLSASRGFFQCGHFRKANEWLGERYGLKGRVDWALNEGESVLESDEPSPRPRVEKGEVAKRVEEVVRGAVMGRRVDLNEIARGLSRSPKGGSCSPKEEKEKKKEEEVEGDDDGENVDPGEEEEWDALMREKGL from the exons ATGTCGACCCTCAAACGCAAAGCCGGTGCCCAAACAGGTGGAGCCGACGCGAAAAAGGTCAAGCAAGGAAGCATTATGTCTTTCTTCGGGAGCTCCCCGGCGGCGAAACCGTCAGCTACCAACAGCTCCggcctccccaccacccccaactcaTCCTTCACCGCGCCCACCGACCCAGCCGCCGCGAGGTTTGACAAGGACAAATGGGTGGCCACCCTGACGCCAGAGCAGAAAAGGCTGCTGCAGCTCGAGATTGACACCCTTGACGAGAGCTGGCTGGTGCACCTGAAGGATGAAATCGTCACAAAGGAGTTTTTGGATCTAAAGAggtttttggagagggagtaTGCTGCTGGAAAAAAGATTTTTCCCCCAAAGGAGGATATTTACTCTTG GTCCCGACACACCCCCTTCACAACCACACGGATTGTAATTCTCGGTCAAGACCCctaccacaaccacaaccaagCCCACGGTCTGGCGTTCAGTGTCCTCCCCCCTACTCCTGCGCCCCCTTCGTTGAAAAACATATATACCTGCCTCGGGAAAGACTACCCCTCGTTCAACCCGCCCCCCAACAAGGCCGGGCTGTTGACTCCCTGGGCCAAACGTGGGGTTCTCATGCTCAACACGTGCCTTACCGTCCGCGCTCACGAGGCAAACTCGCATTCCAACCGCGGCTGGGAAAAGTTTACGCAAAAGTGCATTGATCTCGTCGCCGCCAAGCGAACAACGGGAGTGGTTTTTTTGGCGTGGGGCACACCggctgggaagagggtgcTAAAGGTTGATCAGAAGAGGCATCTGGTGCTGAAGAGTGTGCACCCTTCTCCGCTGAGCGCGTCGAGGGGTTTTTTTCAGTGTGGGCACTTTAGGAAGGCGAATGAGTGGCTTGGGGAGAGGTAtgggttgaaggggagggtggacTGGGCGCTGAATGAGGGGGAGAGTGTCTTGGAGAGTGACGAGCCGAGTccgaggccgagggtggagaagggggaggtggcgaaacgggtggaggaggtggtgaggggggcgGTTATGGGACGGAGGGTGGATTTGAATGAGATTGCTAGGGGGTTGAGTAGGAGTCCGAAGGGGGGGAGTTGTTCGccaaaggaggagaaggagaagaagaaggaggaggaggtggagggggatgatgatggggagaatGTGGAtccgggggaggaggaggagtgggatgctttgatgagggagaaggggttgtaa
- a CDS encoding hypothetical protein (EggNog:ENOG503P723), with product MPRQQILRAGALGRRAPPSTTTTSAVTRSFTTSGPQLAEEDNNNKPTRSISAATRLTKISTGAAVKRPLDIRTLRANNTGPSASPFGKAPSASGAPTGAKILSIKSLRLAARYTPGGGAGTVGPRPSTGFRSNQQQQQQTGFRRAGPGAGGRQPGSRSARLGGKFTRGAGGKGGNKQARKEKPKEANEGKMVLSEAEKAVVDRYEKGEVVPFVPKLRRKDLSGYGGGLATSAQWGKVQSVIQTMRLMGGGQAFNRDSGVTMDITAVRKRAFKEGKPIFFNSQGERDWLEKGERFFPGRAPLKAREAVLDLAVLGKYKEVGYKELGDVKGLIENYTARTWSYRGEDQRRFLDKVMSLLPTEAAKGRGGAQKRA from the coding sequence ATGCCCCGGCAGCAAATCCTCAGGGCCGGTGCCCTCGGGCGTCGTGCCCCGCcgtcgacgacaacaacctccgCCGTTACCCGCAGCTTCACCACCTCGGGCCCCCAACTCGCCGAagaagacaacaacaacaagcccaCCCGTTCAATCTCCGCCGCAACAAGACTCACCAAGATCTCGACCGGCGCCGCCGTCAAACGCCCCCTCGACATCCGCACCCTCCgcgccaacaacaccggcCCCAGCGCCAGCCCTTTTGGGAAAGCCCCCTCTGCTAGTGGTGCTCCAACCGGGGCAAAAATTCTCAGTATCAAATCCCTTCGTCTAGCTGCCCGGTACACTCCCGGTGGTGGAGCCGGGACTGTAGGACCGAGACCAAGCACTGGGTTTCgctccaaccaacaacaacaacaacaaactgGATTCCGTCGTGCTGGTCCCGGTGCGGGGGGGAGACAGCCAGGCAGTCGATCTGCCCGTCTAGGCGGGAAGTTTACccgtggtgctggtggtaAGGGAGGAAACAAGCAAGCCAGGAAAGAAAAGCCCAAGGAGGCCAACGAAGGAAAGATGGTTCTTTCCGAGGCGGAAAAGGCGGTTGTGGATCGGTACGAAAAAGGAGAAGTCGTGCCGTTTGTTCCTAAGCTGAGGAGAAAGGATCTGAGCGGTTACGGCGGTGGGCTTGCTACCTCTGCGCAGTGGGGGAAGGTGCAGAGTGTGATTCAGACTATGAGGCTTATGGGCGGGGGCCAGGCGTTCAACAGGGATAGTGGGGTTACGATGGATATCACTGCGGTTAGGAAGAGGGCGTTCAAGGAGGGGAAGCCGATTTTTTTCAACAGTcagggggagagggattggttggaaaagggggagaggttttTTCCTGGACGGGCCCCGCtgaaggcgagggaggcggtgTTAGATTTGGCTGTGTTGGGCAAGTACAAGGAGGTGGGGTATAAGGAGTTGGGGGATGTGAAGGGGTTGATTGAGAACTACACGGCGAGGACGTGGAGTTATAGGGGGGAGGATCAGAGGAGGTTTTTGGACAAGGTGATGAGTTTGTTGCCTACTGAGGCGGCtaagggaagggggggtgcCCAGAAGAGGGCTTAA
- a CDS encoding hypothetical protein (CAZy:GH3; EggNog:ENOG503NUZK; COG:G): MTTITPVGSLEISPATSPGIEDPNASPIGSVDSNVTPDTEFSPPDSPFRHHATLAPVKEKRELARKKLSTLTLEEKVSLLTAADFWRTKSIPEKNIPAVKTSDGPNGARGGIFVGGTKAALFPCGISLAATWNKDILRQVGQHLAEEAKARQANILLAPTVCMHRHPLGGRNFESFSEDPLLTGKLAAQYIQGLQENGVAATIKHLDFVGNEQETHRLTIDSKIAERPLREIYLRPFEIAVREAKPWAVMSSYNLVNGVHADMNEHLLKDILRGEWQFDGAVISDWGGTNSTAESVKHGCDIEFPYSTKWRFEKVLEAIKDGKLTEADVDRAAENVLTLVERVKGSDMTAEAEEREDDRHETRELIREAGVQGLALLKNERSILPINPKTAKVAVIGPNANRAIAGGGGSASLNPYYNTLPLDSIRRVAQQPVTYAQGCHIHKWLPVASPYCSDRTGKQGVTIEWYKGDQFQGQPVVTQRRSNTDLFLWDSAPLAQVGPEWSAIATTHLTPTTTGKHTISFMSVGPGKLFVNGRLALDLWDWTEEGEAMFDGSIDYLVEVQMEAGRPVELRVEMTNELRPIAKQKQFNMTHKYGGCRIGFKEEDQVDYLQEAVDAAKAADVAVVIVGLDAEWESEGYDRQTMDLPSDGSQDRLVEAIVKANPNTVVVNQSGSPVTMPWADRVPAIIQAWYQGQEAGNALADALFGLKNPSGKLPCTFPKRLQDTPAYHNWPGENLEVVYGEGLYIGYRHYDRTKIAPLFPFGHGLSYTTFEYGRPSLSSKVLTPDNTIELTVAVSNIGDVAGLETVQIYVRDEKSRLPRPEKELAAFEKVELEAGETKHLRIGLDKYAVGYFDTSLGRWIAEEGRFEVLVAASAEDVKYSVGFEVKESFTWVF; the protein is encoded by the exons ATGACGACCATCACGCCCGTGGGGAGCCTTGAAATCAGCCCGGCCACCAGCCCAGGCATTGAAGACCCCAATGCCTCTCCCATCGGCAGTGTCGATAGCAATGTGACCCCAGACACTGAGTTCTCACCGCCTGACAGCCCGTTTCGGCACCACGCTACCTTAGCTCCCGTCAAGGAGAAGCGGGAgctggcgaggaagaaacTTTCGACCTTGACCcttgaggagaag GTCTCCTTGCTAACCGCCGCAGACTTTTGGAGAACCAAGTCGATTCCGGAGAAGAACATTCCTGCAGTGAAGACCAGTGACGGGCCCAATGGTGCTCGTGGTGGCATTTTCGTGGGCGGAACAAAG GCAGCCCTCTTCCCCTGCGGCATCTCACTGGCAGCAACGTGGAACAAGGACATCCTCCGTCAGGTCGGCCAGCACCTTGCTGAGGAGGCAAAGGCTCGTCAGGCCAACATACTGCTTGCACCTACTGTGTGCATGCACAGACACCCACTTGGTGGAAGGAACTTTGAATCTTTCTCTGAAGACCCCCTTTTGACTGGCAAGCTTGCTGCTCAGTACATTCAAGGTCTTCAGGAGAATGGAGTGGCTGCTACCATCAAGC ATCTAGACTTTGTTGGCAACGAGCAGGAAACCCACCGGTTGACAATCGACTCCAAGATTGCCGAGAGGCCTCTTCGCGAGATCTACCTCCGTCCCTTCGAGATCGCGGTCCGCGAGGCCAAGCCATGGGCTGTCATGTCTTCATACAATCTGGTGAACGGTGTTCATGCCGATATGAACGAGCATCTCCTCAAAGATATTCTCCGTGGAGAATGGCAATTTGACGG AGCCGTCATCTCAGACTGGGGCGGCACCAACTCTACGGCGGAATCTGTCAAGCATGGGTGTGACATCGAGTTCCCCTACTCTACCAAATGGCGCTTTGAAAAGGTGCTCGAGGCTATCAAGGATGGCAAGCTCACCGAGGCTGATGTTGACCGAGCAGCCGAGAATGTGCTTACCCTTGTCGAGCGCGTCAAGGGCAGCGATATGACTGCTGAAGCAGAGGAACGCGAGGATGATCGGCACGAGACGAGAGAGCTTATCCGCGAGGCGGGCGTTCAGGGCCTTGCACTTCTCAAGAACGAGAGGTCTATTTTGCCTATCAACCCCAAGACGGCCAAGGTTGCCGTCATTGGTCCTAACGCCAACAGGGCCatcgccggtggtggtggaagcgcCAGTCTTAACCCTTACTACAACACCCTTCCCCTTGATAGCATCCGAAGGGTTGCTCAACAACCTGTCACTTATGCTCAGGGATGTCACATTCACAAGTGGCTCCCTGTGGCATCTCCTTACTGCAGCGATAGGACTGGGAAGCAGGGTGTGACAATCGAGTGGTACAAGGGAGATCAGTTCCAAGGCCAGCCTGTTGTCACCCAGAGGCGGAGCAACACTGACTTGTTCCTTTGGGATTCGGCGCCTCTGGCTCAGGTTGGCCCGGAATGGTCGGCTATCGCCACGACCCATCTCACGCCGACTACTACTGGCAAGCACACCATCTCATTCATGTCTGTCGGCCCAGGCAAGCTCTTCGTCAATGGTCGACTTGCGCTTGATCTTTGGGACTGGacagaggaaggggaggccATGTTTGATGGGTCTATCGACTATCTCGTCGAGGTTCAGATGGAGGCCGGCAGACCGGTGGAGCTTCGCGTCGAGATGACCAACGAGCTCCGGCCTATTGCCAAGCAGAAGCAGTTCAACATGACGCACAAGTACGGTGGTTGCCGTATCGGCTTCAAGGAGGAAGACCAGGTTGACTACCTCCAGGAAGCGGTCGATGCTGCCAAGGCTGCCGATGTCGCTGTTGTTATCGTTGGTCTGGATGCCGAGTGGGAGTCTGAGGGGTATGATCGTCAGACTATGGACCTGCCTTCTGATGGGAGCCAGGATCGTCTTGTGGAGGCTATTGTCAAGGCGAACCCGAACACGGTTGTGGTGAACCAGTCCGGGTCACCGGTGACGATGCCTTGGGCTGATAGGGTGCCTGCCATTATCCAGGCTTGGTATCAGGGGCAGGAGGCGGGGAATGCGCTGGCTGATGCGCTGTTTGGGTTGAAGAATCCTAGTGGGAAGTTGCCT TGCACCTTTCCCAAACGCCTTCAAGACACGCCCGCCTACCACAACTGGCCGGGCGAGAACCTCGAGGTCGTTTACGGTGAGGGTCTCTACATTGGCTACCGGCACTACGACCGGACAAAGATTGCCCCTTTGTTCCCCTTTGGTCACGGGTTGTCTTACACCACCTTTGAATACGGGCGTCCCTCCCTCAGCTCCAAGGTCCTCACCCccgacaacaccatcgaGCTTACTGTCGCGGTTAGCAACATCGGTGACGTTGCCGGGTTGGAGACGGTGCAGATCTATGTGAGGGATGAGAAGAGCAGGTTGCCAAGGCCGGAGAAGGAGCTGGCGGCGTTTGAAAAGGTGGAGTTGGAGGCTGGGGAGACGAAGCATTTGAGGATAGGGCTGGATAAGTATGCGGTTGGGTATTTCGACAcgagtttggggaggtggattgctgaggaggggaggtttgaGGTGCTTGTGGCGGCGAGCGCGGAGGATGTCAA GTACTCTGTTGGGTTTGAGGTCAAGGAGTCGTTTACTTGGGTGTTTTAG